TTTAGCCGTATCTTGTTGCCATAATTGAGCAGAAGTAGGTAAATCAAAAGAAGCAGTTATCACCACCCGCAGAGGATTATGAGACGTTAAACCGTGAGTAGTAAGCAAAGGATTGTCTCGTCGTAAGGTATTACCTCCAATAATTACAGCTGATGATATACTTCTCAACTCATGAACAAAATGTCGTGCCGACTTTCCTGTAATCCATTGACTATGCCCCGTATCCGTCGCTATTTTCCCATCTAATGTCATAGCATACTTAAAAACCCCAAAAGGCAATCCTGTTTTAACACGATGAATAAAAGCCTCATTCAAACGCAAACAAGCATCTTCTGCTACCCCAATTTTTACTTCTATGCCTGATTCGGCTAATCGTTTTATTCCCCTGCCAGAAACCCTCTCATCAGGGTCAATCATTCCTACTACAACCCTCTTTACTCCCGCCCCAATTAAAGCCTCAGTGCAAGGGGGAGTTTTACCATAATGGTTACAAGGTTCTAAATTAACATAAACCGTAGCATTCTTCGCCCTTTCTCCTGCTTGTTTTAGGGCATAAACTTCCGCATGGGGTAATCCTGCTTGAGGATGATACCCTTCTCCGACAATCTCTCCATTTTTGACAATGACTGCTCCCACTAATGGATTAGGAGATGTTTTTCCCTC
This is a stretch of genomic DNA from Cyanobacterium aponinum PCC 10605. It encodes these proteins:
- the ribD gene encoding bifunctional diaminohydroxyphosphoribosylaminopyrimidine deaminase/5-amino-6-(5-phosphoribosylamino)uracil reductase RibD; translation: MTDIDLLMMNRCIQLAKQAEGKTSPNPLVGAVIVKNGEIVGEGYHPQAGLPHAEVYALKQAGERAKNATVYVNLEPCNHYGKTPPCTEALIGAGVKRVVVGMIDPDERVSGRGIKRLAESGIEVKIGVAEDACLRLNEAFIHRVKTGLPFGVFKYAMTLDGKIATDTGHSQWITGKSARHFVHELRSISSAVIIGGNTLRRDNPLLTTHGLTSHNPLRVVITASFDLPTSAQLWQQDTAKTVVFTTPQPDSSLKDSLLSQGVEIVEIANLNTTMVMENLAKRGCNSVLWECGGNLAKDAIASGNIQKIYCFIAPKIIGGKGLFSPIGDMKIDNMNNALALKNTSIRQIDADFLIEGYLNFN